The following proteins come from a genomic window of Legionella cherrii:
- the rapA gene encoding RNA polymerase-associated protein RapA encodes MTYRIGQRWISNTETQLGLGIIIDLNGRQVSVSFPAADEERIYSTDSAPLSRIIYKVGEEVTTANQQKIQITQVEERQGLLFYTGEDEAGNELQISELSLDCFIKLNTPEQRLFSGLLDKLSTFKLRIDTLHHLSRLQQSPVRGLLGSRTSHLKHQVYIAHEVAQRHAPRVLLADEVGLGKTIEAGMILHYQLGTGRASRVLIVVPQTLIHQWLVEMIRRFNLYFSIIDAERYELLYELDEEEGMHIGTTQENLFENEQLVLCSLDFLMENEQARQQALTSQWDLLVVDEAHHLHWSEEEKSAEYECIEELAQQSKGLLLLTATPEQAGIASHFARLRLLDPSRFYDFSNFKKEEEGYQHINMLVQELMTYGEQATDVLPGELKSQLETYLGDITGSSVSQVIKDLLDRHGTGRVLFRNTRAAIQGFPERQVHAYPLECPTIYSSMDEQKGQRKLYPEQLLDKGIWLENDPRVQWLANKINELHPHKVLVICAKANTAIALDQYLKLKVGLRSTSFHEGLSIIERDRAAAYFAELENGAQTLICSEIGSEGRNFQFAHHLVLFDLPLNPDLLEQRIGRLDRIGQRHTIEIHVPYLMNTVQEKLFRWYQEGINLFTKSCSVGFTLYEEFEDRLLPLLDTVDTPPHQLEQLIAETKTRAEQINQALHEGRDRLLELNSCNTSQAEALIAAIEAEENCLELENYMAQVFQEYGIDHEYHSENTEILRPTDHMKTSHFPGLKEDGVTVTYSRSKALVREDVEFLSWEHPMVSECMEMTLDSELGNAALATISIKSIKPGTLFLESFFTANCAAPKKLQLDRFLPLTPIRVLMDVSGKNLSKILDYKQLNQMCEPVKRHLGYPIIQQIQTDLESILAQSKKVAEAQLQEIIEQATIQMKQSVTHEINRLEALKSLNPSIREDEIAYYKKQLLESEGYIHSTALKLQALRVVINKA; translated from the coding sequence ATGACCTATCGTATTGGCCAACGCTGGATAAGCAACACCGAAACCCAACTTGGTTTGGGTATTATTATTGATTTGAATGGTCGGCAGGTGAGCGTGAGCTTCCCCGCTGCAGACGAAGAGCGTATTTATTCCACCGACAGTGCTCCCTTAAGTCGCATTATTTATAAAGTGGGAGAAGAAGTCACTACCGCAAACCAACAGAAAATACAGATTACTCAAGTGGAAGAGCGTCAGGGATTGTTATTTTATACTGGAGAAGATGAGGCGGGTAATGAACTGCAAATTAGCGAGCTTTCCTTAGATTGTTTTATCAAATTAAACACTCCAGAACAAAGATTATTTAGTGGTTTGTTGGATAAGTTAAGTACCTTTAAATTAAGAATAGACACCCTGCATCATCTTAGTAGATTGCAACAATCTCCTGTGAGGGGATTATTGGGTTCACGAACCAGTCATTTAAAACACCAGGTTTACATTGCCCATGAGGTGGCACAACGCCATGCACCACGGGTGTTGTTGGCTGATGAAGTGGGGTTGGGTAAGACTATAGAAGCCGGCATGATTCTTCATTATCAATTAGGTACGGGTCGCGCCAGCCGAGTATTGATTGTGGTTCCCCAAACGTTGATTCATCAATGGCTTGTCGAAATGATTCGCCGATTTAATTTATATTTTTCGATCATCGATGCGGAGCGCTATGAACTTTTATATGAGCTAGATGAAGAAGAAGGGATGCATATTGGTACAACCCAAGAGAATCTTTTTGAAAACGAACAATTGGTTTTGTGCAGCTTGGATTTTCTGATGGAAAATGAACAAGCTCGTCAGCAAGCGCTGACCAGCCAGTGGGATTTGCTCGTTGTTGATGAGGCACATCATTTACATTGGTCTGAGGAAGAAAAAAGTGCTGAGTATGAATGCATTGAGGAATTAGCACAACAAAGTAAAGGCTTATTGCTTTTGACTGCGACACCAGAACAAGCGGGAATTGCCAGTCATTTCGCCCGCTTGAGATTGCTTGATCCATCACGATTTTATGATTTTTCTAACTTCAAAAAAGAAGAAGAAGGGTATCAGCACATCAACATGCTGGTGCAAGAGTTGATGACTTATGGGGAACAGGCGACGGACGTCTTGCCTGGGGAACTTAAGTCGCAATTGGAAACGTATTTGGGGGATATAACGGGTTCGAGTGTAAGTCAGGTGATTAAAGACCTGTTGGATCGGCATGGGACAGGACGAGTCCTATTTCGCAATACGCGTGCAGCGATTCAAGGATTTCCTGAGCGTCAAGTGCATGCGTATCCTTTGGAGTGTCCTACGATTTATTCCTCAATGGATGAACAAAAAGGCCAACGTAAGCTTTATCCTGAACAACTTTTAGATAAAGGAATATGGCTGGAAAATGACCCTCGAGTGCAGTGGTTAGCGAATAAAATTAATGAATTACATCCCCACAAAGTTCTTGTTATTTGTGCTAAAGCCAATACAGCAATTGCTTTAGACCAGTATTTAAAATTAAAAGTAGGTCTTCGCAGCACTTCGTTTCATGAGGGATTATCAATTATTGAACGGGATCGTGCTGCAGCCTATTTTGCTGAACTGGAAAACGGGGCTCAGACGCTGATTTGTTCTGAAATAGGCAGTGAAGGCCGAAATTTTCAATTTGCGCATCACTTAGTATTGTTTGATTTACCTTTAAATCCAGATTTATTAGAGCAACGCATTGGACGGCTCGATCGAATTGGTCAGCGACATACTATTGAAATCCATGTCCCTTATCTCATGAATACGGTGCAAGAGAAATTATTTCGTTGGTATCAAGAAGGAATTAACTTATTTACCAAGAGCTGTTCGGTGGGTTTTACTCTTTATGAAGAATTTGAAGATCGGTTATTACCCCTTCTCGATACAGTAGACACACCCCCACACCAATTGGAGCAGTTGATTGCGGAAACAAAAACTCGTGCCGAACAAATTAATCAAGCACTTCACGAAGGCCGCGATCGGTTGTTGGAATTAAATTCCTGTAATACCTCCCAAGCAGAGGCATTGATTGCCGCTATTGAGGCAGAAGAAAATTGTTTGGAGCTAGAAAATTATATGGCTCAAGTATTTCAGGAATACGGTATTGATCATGAGTACCATTCTGAAAATACGGAAATATTGCGTCCTACGGATCATATGAAAACAAGTCATTTTCCAGGATTAAAAGAAGATGGCGTAACGGTCACTTATTCTCGTTCTAAAGCTCTTGTGCGAGAAGATGTTGAGTTTCTAAGCTGGGAGCATCCCATGGTCAGTGAATGTATGGAAATGACTTTGGATTCCGAATTGGGAAATGCCGCTTTAGCCACCATTTCTATAAAAAGTATTAAACCTGGAACCTTGTTTTTGGAATCCTTTTTTACAGCAAATTGTGCTGCACCTAAAAAATTGCAATTGGATCGCTTTCTGCCTCTTACACCTATTCGGGTGCTTATGGATGTATCTGGAAAGAATCTGTCGAAAATATTGGATTACAAACAATTAAATCAAATGTGTGAGCCTGTAAAACGTCATTTAGGCTATCCAATTATTCAGCAAATCCAAACGGATCTTGAAAGCATATTGGCACAAAGTAAAAAAGTTGCTGAAGCCCAACTTCAGGAGATCATAGAACAGGCAACGATACAGATGAAACAAAGTGTCACTCATGAAATCAATCGGCTTGAAGCTTTAAAAAGTCTCAACCCTTCAATACGTGAGGATGAAATTGCTTATTATAAAAAGCAGCTTCTCGAAAGTGAGGGATACATTCATAGTACCGCTTTAAAGTTGCAAGCACTGCGTGTTGTGATTAATAAAGCCTGA
- a CDS encoding LegC2/C7 family Dot/Icm T4SS effector has product MATNEEETRQLIDLDTVEERDLDTIQEPEQYNESAILAIEDPASKEIKDKLKNLNETDQDKLVKITITKEIFEQIKKSLQDTIKSMEKNPSMFSRAAEYWGELPLWQKIIGGVALTVPTLIMGIVAHIGFLLALCGVTAVTYTAGGIILDDHHKCSTSAIESLQQGILGLADLLQLTINALDIIRQQLAVEIQKFANENVRLTENIEALSKRIDLIDKQVMATVKINEALGETKNGLVETSEALKEGVEQQTDLMKKNQERLDRIIEGYKASQEELKQKVLEVQKVREALGADLDKAQLMISTLHATISELTEAAIGKEEQRQAFQARLDLFLSNKETSFDTIVRRICDAESKLVLVQQELEKSNARYQELLMIQEKHIDTLKTLSTLPSNQGTPPTVQPPQTIPVSQLLGTNGFYAQKQETGNGLDVTVQATQVFN; this is encoded by the coding sequence ATGGCTACCAACGAAGAAGAAACTCGGCAACTTATTGATCTGGATACAGTAGAAGAAAGGGATCTTGATACCATACAAGAGCCAGAGCAATATAACGAATCAGCAATACTTGCAATCGAAGATCCAGCATCTAAAGAAATAAAAGACAAGTTAAAAAATCTTAACGAAACCGATCAAGACAAACTTGTAAAAATTACGATTACCAAAGAAATATTTGAGCAAATCAAAAAAAGTCTGCAAGATACCATCAAAAGCATGGAAAAAAATCCGAGTATGTTCTCGCGAGCTGCGGAATACTGGGGTGAACTACCGCTTTGGCAAAAAATTATTGGTGGAGTCGCATTAACGGTTCCCACCCTAATCATGGGCATTGTCGCACATATTGGTTTTCTTTTGGCACTTTGCGGGGTCACGGCGGTTACCTATACAGCAGGAGGGATCATCCTTGACGATCATCATAAATGCAGTACCAGTGCTATTGAAAGTTTGCAACAAGGTATTTTAGGCTTAGCCGACCTCCTGCAATTAACCATTAATGCCCTGGATATTATCCGTCAACAATTAGCAGTAGAAATTCAAAAATTTGCCAATGAAAATGTACGGCTCACAGAAAATATTGAAGCGCTAAGCAAGCGCATTGATTTGATTGACAAACAAGTCATGGCCACCGTTAAAATTAATGAGGCATTAGGTGAAACTAAAAACGGATTAGTAGAAACTTCTGAAGCCCTCAAGGAGGGAGTGGAACAACAAACCGACTTAATGAAAAAAAATCAGGAAAGATTAGACCGCATCATAGAAGGGTACAAAGCCAGTCAAGAGGAGTTAAAGCAAAAAGTTCTGGAAGTGCAGAAGGTGAGAGAAGCACTTGGAGCGGATCTTGATAAAGCGCAATTAATGATCAGTACCTTGCATGCGACCATATCAGAATTAACGGAGGCCGCCATCGGCAAGGAAGAACAACGCCAGGCTTTCCAAGCAAGACTCGATCTGTTTCTAAGTAATAAAGAAACGAGCTTTGATACCATAGTGAGACGCATATGTGATGCGGAAAGCAAACTGGTGCTGGTGCAACAAGAGCTGGAGAAATCGAATGCTCGTTATCAAGAACTTCTTATGATACAAGAAAAACATATAGACACGCTTAAAACACTAAGTACTCTTCCTTCAAATCAAGGCACTCCTCCTACTGTTCAACCACCCCAAACCATACCTGTGAGCCAGTTATTGGGCACGAATGGGTTTTATGCACAAAAACAAGAAACTGGCAATGGGTTAGATGTCACAGTGCAAGCAACACAGGTGTTTAACTAA
- a CDS encoding glutathione S-transferase family protein yields the protein MYTLYSFGTPNGIKPTIMLQELSQSYVIKTIDISKGEQFNPEFLKISPNNKIPVLYDAQTDFYLFESVAILQYLAEKHHQFLPDSLQNKYAIVEWCFFQAAHIGPMFGQLGHFHRMDEKIPYALKRYADESDRLLGVMEKQLTQFSYIGGQEYTIADMAIWPWIYCFQIFYQQTIDAQRFAHLLEWYQRISERTAVKAALEAYNLTLEGRKK from the coding sequence ATGTATACCTTGTATTCATTTGGAACACCTAATGGTATTAAACCGACGATTATGCTGCAGGAGTTGTCCCAATCCTATGTGATTAAAACAATTGATATTTCTAAAGGGGAACAGTTTAATCCGGAGTTTTTAAAAATTTCCCCGAATAATAAAATTCCGGTTTTATATGACGCGCAAACCGATTTTTATTTGTTTGAAAGCGTGGCTATATTGCAATATCTTGCAGAAAAACATCATCAATTTTTACCCGATTCACTGCAAAATAAGTACGCTATTGTCGAATGGTGCTTTTTTCAAGCAGCTCATATAGGTCCCATGTTTGGTCAATTGGGGCATTTTCATCGTATGGATGAAAAAATTCCTTATGCTCTCAAACGTTATGCGGATGAAAGTGATCGTTTGTTAGGGGTTATGGAAAAACAACTGACCCAATTTTCTTATATTGGTGGCCAGGAATACACCATTGCCGATATGGCCATTTGGCCCTGGATTTACTGCTTTCAAATTTTTTATCAACAGACTATCGATGCGCAACGTTTTGCTCATTTACTCGAATGGTATCAACGTATCAGTGAGCGTACGGCGGTGAAAGCGGCTTTAGAGGCATATAATTTGACTTTGGAAGGTAGAAAGAAATAA
- a CDS encoding acetyl-CoA C-acetyltransferase yields the protein MSFKDKVAILNSSRTPFVKSQTNYLGKSNQDMLGAALADLINKTKIQGELLGDFIAGAIMNHPFDWNLARETVLGSDLSPETPGLTIQRACGTGLEAVNLIALKIANGQIAAGIAGGSDTNSDIPLIGQRKLTHFLIKFQQAKGLKEKLGLLKEFRLGMLKPLLPEVREPRTGLSMGDHCELMVKEWLITRQAQDELALRSHQNATRAYNEGFYEDLIAPFASLKRDTITRKDPSLEKLASLKPAFDKSEKGSLTAGNSTPLTDGASVVLLGSPEWAKSHQLEPLAYFVDCEVAAIDFVHGAGLLMAPTIAVARLLARNRLSLQDFDYYEIHEAFAGQVLCTLKAWESAEYCQKVLHLKKPLGSIDTQKMNVKGGSLALGHPFAATGGRLVGAAAKILANQGQGRILISVCTAGGMGVAAIVER from the coding sequence ATGAGCTTCAAAGATAAAGTGGCTATTCTCAATAGTTCCCGCACTCCCTTTGTCAAATCACAAACGAACTATTTAGGAAAATCCAATCAGGATATGTTAGGGGCAGCATTAGCTGATCTTATTAATAAAACTAAAATTCAAGGTGAGTTATTGGGTGATTTTATTGCAGGAGCAATTATGAATCATCCTTTTGACTGGAATCTGGCACGCGAAACAGTTTTAGGTAGTGACTTGTCTCCAGAAACTCCCGGATTAACCATACAACGTGCTTGTGGTACGGGTTTAGAAGCAGTCAATTTAATTGCGTTAAAAATTGCTAATGGCCAAATCGCTGCAGGAATAGCAGGGGGATCGGACACCAATTCAGATATTCCATTAATTGGCCAAAGAAAACTAACTCATTTTTTAATTAAATTTCAACAGGCTAAAGGGCTAAAGGAAAAGCTTGGACTTCTCAAAGAATTCCGCTTGGGCATGTTAAAACCTTTATTACCGGAAGTCCGCGAACCACGCACAGGCTTGTCTATGGGCGATCATTGTGAACTAATGGTTAAAGAATGGCTAATTACCCGTCAGGCTCAAGATGAATTGGCTTTGCGCTCACATCAAAATGCTACTCGAGCCTACAATGAGGGTTTTTATGAAGATTTAATAGCCCCCTTTGCTTCTCTAAAGCGAGATACCATTACCCGTAAGGATCCTTCTTTGGAAAAATTGGCTTCCTTAAAGCCTGCTTTCGATAAATCAGAAAAAGGCAGTTTAACTGCAGGAAACTCAACACCGCTTACTGACGGTGCCTCTGTTGTATTATTAGGTTCTCCTGAGTGGGCCAAAAGTCATCAACTAGAACCTCTCGCTTATTTTGTGGACTGCGAAGTGGCTGCAATAGATTTCGTGCATGGTGCAGGGTTATTGATGGCACCAACGATTGCTGTCGCTCGTTTATTGGCAAGAAATCGACTGAGTTTGCAGGATTTTGATTATTATGAAATTCATGAAGCCTTTGCTGGTCAAGTATTATGTACGTTAAAAGCATGGGAATCTGCTGAATATTGTCAAAAAGTGTTACATCTCAAGAAGCCTTTAGGAAGTATAGACACACAAAAAATGAACGTAAAAGGAGGGAGTCTTGCCCTTGGCCATCCCTTTGCTGCCACGGGTGGACGTTTGGTTGGTGCCGCCGCCAAAATCCTAGCCAATCAAGGACAAGGACGTATCCTTATCAGTGTTTGCACTGCGGGAGGAATGGGCGTTGCAGCGATTGTTGAACGCTAG
- a CDS encoding glycerophosphodiester phosphodiesterase, protein MLLHLIERTVDGYFALFPREKPSLEIVKSTRLIAHRGAHNHAQGIIENTLAAFDLAKELGCWGIELDVHATADKVLVVNHDPTLKRLWGHDRAIAQLSFNELRTLIPAVPTLNEVVARYAHSMHLLIELKAPFQDEEALVRALNGLSAGEHYHLLTLNSAVFSSLSQFPKNALLLVAGHNNVHQFCNISLKENYGGVLGHYFLMNNQVVNRLKAAKQIVGVGMIDSKFSMYRELNRGINWLFTNRANEMNFNLRRL, encoded by the coding sequence GTGTTACTTCATCTAATAGAAAGAACTGTGGATGGTTATTTTGCGCTCTTTCCCAGGGAGAAACCTTCATTGGAGATTGTTAAATCCACACGTTTGATTGCACACAGGGGAGCGCACAATCATGCACAGGGTATCATTGAAAATACGCTCGCGGCATTTGATTTGGCAAAAGAATTGGGGTGCTGGGGGATAGAGCTTGATGTACACGCCACTGCAGATAAAGTGCTTGTGGTGAATCATGATCCTACTTTAAAGCGCCTATGGGGACATGATCGAGCAATTGCTCAACTGAGTTTTAATGAATTACGAACACTGATCCCAGCAGTGCCGACACTCAATGAAGTTGTTGCCAGATATGCACACAGCATGCATTTGCTGATCGAATTAAAAGCACCGTTTCAAGATGAGGAAGCTTTAGTCCGCGCATTGAATGGATTATCTGCTGGCGAACATTATCACTTGCTCACTTTAAATTCCGCAGTTTTTAGCTCCTTATCGCAATTTCCAAAAAATGCACTGTTATTGGTAGCAGGGCATAATAATGTGCATCAATTTTGCAATATCAGTTTAAAGGAGAATTATGGGGGCGTTTTAGGACATTATTTTTTAATGAATAATCAGGTTGTTAATAGACTCAAAGCCGCCAAACAAATTGTTGGTGTGGGCATGATCGATTCCAAGTTCAGCATGTATCGGGAATTAAATCGAGGAATAAATTGGCTTTTCACCAATCGTGCGAATGAAATGAATTTTAATTTGCGCCGTCTTTAG
- a CDS encoding L-threonylcarbamoyladenylate synthase, translating to MPLITPHIDDAIRDLLAGKPVAIPTETVYGLAAPINNEQAIRAVFAMKNRPLNHPLIVHVAQDWDLNQWVKDIPVYAQQLIKKFWPGPLTLVLRCKTEQITPLITGGQTTVAIRCPAHPIAQELLIKLGIPLVAPSANPFGKVSPTTAQHVSESFPNQELTILDGGRCTVGIESTIIDATHVANYQILRHGLIDEQTIAEVITIPSLDHENTLRVPGKLDSHYQPQKLLYYFTDYEALTHFCQKNPDKIYVIASKKPIGILGEHFHRLKEHPEQVAFDLYYQLRKADTSDAQVIAIELPPATGAWQGVRERILKAGAPYSS from the coding sequence ATGCCTTTAATTACACCCCACATCGATGATGCTATTCGCGATTTGCTTGCTGGAAAACCTGTTGCCATACCTACAGAAACAGTCTATGGATTAGCAGCACCTATTAATAATGAACAAGCAATTAGAGCCGTTTTTGCAATGAAGAACAGACCATTAAACCATCCTTTAATCGTTCACGTTGCGCAAGATTGGGATCTCAATCAATGGGTCAAAGACATACCAGTCTATGCCCAGCAACTCATTAAAAAATTCTGGCCAGGTCCTTTAACTCTTGTTTTACGTTGCAAAACTGAGCAAATTACTCCATTAATTACGGGAGGTCAGACTACGGTAGCCATCAGATGCCCAGCCCATCCTATAGCCCAGGAACTATTAATTAAATTAGGGATCCCGCTGGTTGCTCCCTCTGCAAACCCTTTTGGGAAAGTCAGCCCCACAACGGCTCAGCATGTCAGCGAATCATTCCCGAATCAAGAATTAACCATATTGGATGGAGGTCGTTGTACTGTAGGCATTGAATCCACCATTATTGATGCAACTCATGTAGCAAACTATCAAATTTTACGTCATGGGCTTATTGATGAACAAACCATCGCCGAAGTAATTACAATACCCTCACTGGACCATGAAAATACGCTGCGGGTTCCTGGAAAATTAGACAGTCATTACCAACCGCAAAAATTGTTATATTATTTTACCGACTATGAAGCACTTACCCATTTTTGCCAAAAAAATCCAGATAAAATCTACGTTATTGCCAGCAAAAAACCCATAGGAATCCTTGGAGAGCATTTTCATCGATTGAAAGAACATCCTGAGCAAGTAGCCTTTGATCTATATTATCAATTAAGAAAAGCTGACACATCCGATGCCCAAGTCATTGCGATCGAGCTTCCTCCGGCAACAGGAGCCTGGCAAGGCGTAAGAGAGCGTATCTTAAAAGCAGGAGCTCCCTATTCCAGTTAG
- a CDS encoding TIGR01777 family oxidoreductase, whose protein sequence is MKIIIGGGTGLVGQTLVPELIQSGHNVYVIGRDEEKIKKTFANTVHAISWDELDLLNPNEFDVIINLAGENIADDRWSDETKERLLSSRIETTSQFVLWGIKAEAKKPHLYNASAVGIYGLQKTRAANNLTFTETTPPIDSPETSFSTQLVTQWEQTAKKGFELGMPVTLMRFGVVLKRGAGMLKKLELPTKYGLGAVLGSGKQPLAWIDSTDLAEAIMFLIAHPEITGPVNLVAPECVSQKTFTKTFAQVLKKPAFLRMPAWVVTLLFGQMGEELLLSGQTVAPQRLSEYQYDFKYPTLLSALTKEFGG, encoded by the coding sequence ATGAAAATTATTATTGGAGGTGGAACAGGATTAGTTGGTCAAACTTTAGTACCTGAACTGATTCAATCAGGGCATAATGTGTATGTCATTGGGCGAGATGAAGAAAAAATTAAAAAAACCTTTGCAAACACAGTACACGCAATTTCCTGGGATGAACTTGATCTATTAAATCCGAATGAATTTGATGTGATTATTAATTTAGCTGGTGAAAATATTGCGGATGATCGATGGAGTGACGAAACAAAAGAGAGATTACTCTCAAGCCGCATTGAAACAACCAGCCAATTCGTGCTATGGGGAATTAAAGCCGAAGCAAAAAAACCTCATTTATATAATGCAAGCGCAGTAGGCATTTATGGATTACAGAAAACACGAGCAGCAAATAATCTTACGTTTACTGAAACGACCCCCCCCATTGACTCGCCTGAAACCAGTTTTTCGACACAGCTCGTTACCCAGTGGGAACAAACCGCCAAAAAAGGTTTTGAATTGGGAATGCCGGTAACCCTGATGCGTTTTGGTGTGGTTTTAAAACGCGGCGCGGGGATGTTAAAAAAATTGGAATTACCTACAAAATATGGTCTCGGCGCTGTACTGGGTTCTGGGAAGCAACCTTTAGCATGGATTGACAGCACTGATCTTGCTGAGGCCATTATGTTTTTAATCGCTCATCCAGAAATTACAGGTCCTGTGAATTTAGTTGCCCCAGAGTGCGTATCACAAAAAACATTTACCAAAACATTCGCACAGGTGCTAAAAAAACCTGCTTTTCTGCGAATGCCTGCCTGGGTTGTAACGCTTTTATTCGGACAAATGGGTGAAGAATTATTATTGTCAGGACAAACCGTGGCCCCACAACGCTTGTCAGAGTATCAATATGATTTCAAATACCCAACTTTATTGTCTGCTTTAACTAAAGAATTTGGAGGTTAA